One window of Gemmatimonas aurantiaca genomic DNA carries:
- a CDS encoding OsmC family protein, whose product MSTESLKDTTVTPAPGRPPSKVTVTWAGDHRFDGARQSGSPAIRMDASGVTGPSPVDALLCALAGCTGVDVVDILAKRRTPVESLSVDVEGERFSGVPGRVTKIHLVYHITGAGIGKEHAERAIELAVTKYCSVRDSLDPNMPISWELQLG is encoded by the coding sequence ATGAGCACGGAATCGCTGAAAGACACCACCGTCACCCCGGCGCCGGGCAGGCCGCCTTCGAAGGTGACCGTCACCTGGGCCGGTGATCATCGGTTCGATGGCGCGCGCCAGTCGGGAAGTCCCGCCATCCGCATGGACGCCAGTGGTGTGACCGGCCCCAGCCCCGTGGACGCGCTGCTGTGCGCGCTGGCCGGATGCACGGGCGTGGACGTGGTGGACATCCTCGCCAAGCGCCGCACCCCGGTGGAGTCGCTCTCCGTGGACGTGGAAGGCGAACGGTTCTCGGGCGTGCCGGGCCGCGTGACGAAGATTCATCTCGTTTACCACATCACCGGCGCGGGCATCGGCAAGGAACACGCCGAGCGGGCCATCGAACTCGCCGTCACCAAGTACTGCTCGGTGCGCGATTCGCTGGACCCGAACATGCCGATCAGTTGGGAGCTGCAGCTGGGCTGA